In Camelina sativa cultivar DH55 chromosome 16, Cs, whole genome shotgun sequence, a single window of DNA contains:
- the LOC109129434 gene encoding putative leucine-rich repeat-containing protein DDB_G0290503, translating to MEEATQVANSEVPVVKGDTDDLKTVDVSVKAVNGEVPKEEKEEEDGEFIKVEKEAFDAKDDAKKAEHVPVEEQKEVSIERSSSGSQRELHESQEKAKELELELERVAGELKRYESENTQLKDELLSAKEKLDETEKKHGELEVVQKKQQEKIVAGEERHNSQLKSLEEALQSHDAKDKELTEVKEASDALGIELESSRKKLIELEEGLKRSAEEAQKFEELHKQSASHADSETQKASEFAALLESTKQSAKEMEEKMASLQQEIKELNDKISENEKVEAALKSSAGELAAVQEELALSKSRLLESEQKVSSTETLIDELTKELELKKASESRFKEELSVLQDLDVQIKDLQAKLSEQEGINLKLAEELKEKELLESLSKDQDEKLRTADEKFAEVLKEKEALEANVAEVTSNAAKVKEVCNELEEKLKTSDENFSKTDALLSQALSNKSELEQKLKSLEELHNEAGSVAAAATQKNLELEDAVRSSSQAAEEAKSQIKELEAQFTAAEQKNVELEQQLNVLQLKNSDTERELKEFSVKASELKTAIEAVEEEKKQVTSQMQEYQEKASGLESSLNQLSARNSELEEDLKIALQKGAEHEDRANTTHQRSIELEGLCQTSQSKHEDAEGRLKDLELLLQTEKYRIQELEEQVSSLEKKCGETEADSKSYVSQVAELQSTLEAFQVKSSSLEAALNIATETEKELTENLNTVIGEKKKLEDTVNELNVKVSESDNLLEGLRSEMNVTQGKLESIENDLKTSGLRESEVMEKLKSAEE from the exons ATGGAGGAAGCAACTCAAGTAGCAAACTCCGAGGTCCCTGTAGTGAAAGGTGATACTGATGACCTTAAGACAGTTGATGTTTCCGTCAAG GCTGTGAATGGAGAAGTtccaaaagaagagaaggaagaggaagatgggGAATTTATAAAGGTTGAGAAGGAAGCTTTTGATGCCAAGGATGATGCCAAGAAAGCAGAGCATGTTCCTGTTGAAGAGCAAAAGGAAGTTTCAATTGAAAGAAGCTCGAGTGGTTCACAAAGAGAACTACATGAATCACAAGAAAAAGCGAAAGAACTAGAGCTCGAGTTGGAAAGAGTAGCAGGGGAACTAAAACGGTATGAATCTGAGAATACCCAGTTGAAGGATGAGCTTTTGTCTGCCAAAGAGAAATTAGACGAAACGGAAAAGAAGCACGGCGAGCTCGAAGTTGTCCAAAAGAAGCAGCAAGAGAAAATTGTTGCAGGGGAAGAGAGACACAACTCACAGTTAAAGTCCTTAGAAGAGGCTTTGCAGTCGCATGATGCCAAAGATAAGGAACTAACTGAAGTTAAGGAAGCTTCTGATGCGTTGGGTATAGAACTCGAGAGCTCCAGAAAGAAGTTGATAGAGTTGGAGGAGGGGCTAAAACGATCAGCTGAAGAGGCTCAGAAATTTGAAGAGCTGCATAAGCAAAGCGCTTCTCATGCTGACTCTGAGACGCAGAAGGCTTCGGAATTTGCAGCGCTTCTTGAATCGACAAAACAAAGTGCCAAGGAAATGGAGGAAAAAATGGCATCCCTGCAACAAGAAATCAAGGAGCTGAATGATAAGATATCTGAAAACGAAAAGGTTGAAGCGGCCTTAAAGAGTAGTGCGGGAGAATTAGCTGCGGTGCAAGAGGAATTGGCACTTTCAAAATCTCGTTTGTTGGAGTCAGAACAAAAGGTTTCTTCCACAGAAACCCTCATTGATGAACTGACTAAGGAACTTGAGCTGAAGAAAGCTTCCGAATCTCGGTTCAAGGAAGAGTTATCTGTTCTCCAGGATTTGGATGTTCAGATCAAAGATCTTCAGGCTAAACTCTCCGAACAGGAAGGTATTAATTTAAAGCTTGCGGAAGAACTCAAGGAGAAGGAACTGCTGGAGTCATTATCTAAAGACCAAGACGAGAAGCTGAGAACTGCAGATGAGAAGTTTGCTGAAgtgttgaaagaaaaagaagcgcTTGAAGCAAATGTAGCAGAGGTCACGAGTAATGCagcaaaagtaaaagaggtCTGCAATGAACTAGAAGAGAAACTGAAGACGTCAGATGAGAATTTCTCCAAAACAGATGCTCTTCTGTCTCAAGCTTTGTCAAACAAATCTGAACTTGAACAGAAACTGAAATCGCTGGAGGAGCTTCATAATGAAGCTGGATCTGTAGCAGCAGCTGCTACCCAGAAGAATCTTGAGTTAGAGGATGCTGTTCGGTCCTCTAGTCAAGCAGCAGAAGAAGCCAAATCACAGATAAAAGAGCTGGAGGCACAGTTCACTGCAGCTGAACAAAAGAACGTGGAGCTTGAGCAGCAACTGAACGTATTGCAGCTGAAAAACAGTGATACAGAACGGGAGTTAAAAGAATTCTCTGTGAAAGCATCGGAACTAAAAACTGCTATTGAAGCTGtcgaggaagagaagaaacaggtGACCAGTCAGATGCAGGAATACCAAGAAAAAGCATCTGGATTGGAATCATCGCTGAACCAACTATCAGCCAGAAATTCAGAGCTTGAAGAAGATTTGAAAATCGCTTTGCAGAAGGGCGCAGAGCATGAAGACCGTGCTAATACGACACACCAGCGCAGCATTGAACTAGAAGGTCTGTGTCAAACATCACAGTCAAAACATGAAGACGCAGAAGGAAGATTGAAAGATTTAGAGCTTCTACTCCAGACAGAAAAATACAGAATTCAGGAACTTGAGGAGCAGGTTAGCTCGCTGGAGAAGAAGTGTGGAGAAACTGAAGCAGATTCCAAAAGTTACGTGAGTCAGGTGGCTGAGCTTCAATCCACGCTAGAGGCATTTCAAGTGAAAAGTTCGAGTCTTGAAGCTGCGTTAAACATTGCAACTGAGACCGAGAAAGAACTGACAGAAA ATCTAAACACTGTTATAGGTgagaaaaagaaattagaagATACAGTAAATGAGCTCAACGTGAAGGTCAGTGAGTCTGATAATCTATTAGAAGGCCTCAGGAGTGAAATGAATGTCACACAAGGAAAGTTGGAGAGTATTGAAAATGATCTGAAAACTTCTGGCTTACGGGAAAGCGAAGTAATGGAGAAACTGAAGTCTGCTGAAGAG
- the LOC104753335 gene encoding WEB family protein At5g16730, chloroplastic: MNVTQGKLESIENDLKTSGLRESEVMEKLKSAEESLEQKGREIDEAMTKNMELEALHQSLSKDSEHRLQKAMEDFTSKDSEATTLTEKLKDLEGRIKSYEEQLAEASGISSSLKEELEQTLERLAAAESVNEKLKQDFDQAEEKSLQSSSENELLAETNTQLKIKIQELEGLLGSGSVEKETALKRLEEAIEKFNQKETESNDLVEKLKTHENQIEEHKKLAHEASGVAETRKVELEEALSKLKNLESTIEELGAKCQGLEKESGDLAEVNLKLNQELANHGSEANELKTKLSALEAEKEQTAIELQASKTTIEDLTKQLTSEGEKLQSQISSHAEEKNKVNAMFQSTKDELQSVIAKLEEQLTVESSKADTLVSEIEKLKAVAAEKSVLESHFEELEKTLTEVKAQLKENVENAATASVKVAELTSKLQEQEHIAGERDVLNEQVLQLQKELQVAQSSINEQKQAHSQKHSELESALKQSEDEIEAKKKAAAEFESRVKDLEQKVQLADAKAKETEAMDVGVKSRDIDLSFSSPTKRQSKKKSDASPSSSSSSRNVTTATQTALLVGQAIVQLLYSIKNER, translated from the exons ATGAATGTCACACAAGGAAAGTTGGAGAGTATTGAAAATGATCTGAAAACTTCTGGCTTACGGGAAAGCGAAGTAATGGAGAAACTGAAGTCTGCTGAAGAGAGTCTTGAGCAGAAAGGAAGAGAAATTGATGAAGCTATGACGAAAAACATGGAGCTTGAAGCTTTGCATCAGTCTTTAAGTAAAGACTCAGAGCATAGACTTCAAAAGGCAATGGAGGATTTCACTAGCAAAGATTCAGAGGCCACTACTTTGACTGAGAAGTTGAAAGACTTGGAAGGcagaataaaatcatatgaagagCAGTTGGCTGAAGCATCTggcatatcttcttctttaaaagAGGAACTTGAACAGACTTTGGAAAGACTCGCAGCTGCAGAATCCGTTAATGAGAAACTCAAACAAGATTTTGATCAGGCAGAAGAAAAGTCTTTGCAGTCATCATCAGAGAATGAACTACTAGCAGAGACAAACACCCagctaaaaatcaaaattcaagaACTTGAGGGGTTACTAGGTTCTGGTTCTGTCGAGAAGGAAACTGCATTGAAAAGGTTAGAAGAGGCAATCGAAAAGTTTAATCAGAAAGAAACAGAATCTAATGACTTGGttgaaaagttaaaaactcatgAAAACCAAATCGAGGAGCACAAAAAGCTGGCTCATGAAGCATCAGGAGTTGCGGAAACTAGAAAAGTTGAGCTTGAAGAGGCTCTATCAAAACTGAAGAATCTTGAATCTACTATTGAAGAGCTCGGGGCTAAATGCCAGGGGCTTGAGAAAGAAAGCGGGGATCTGGCCGAGGTAAATTTAAAGTTGAACCAGGAACTAGCCAATCATGGATCAGAGGCCAACGAGTTGAAGACAAAGCTCTCTGCCTTGGAGGCTGAGAAGGAGCAAACAGCCATTGAGCTTCAGGCTTCAAAAACGACTATAGAAGATCTAACAAAGCAGCTTACCTCTGAAGGGGAGAAATTACAGTCACAG ATTTCTTCCCACGctgaggaaaaaaacaaagtcaatgCAATGTTTCAGAGTACCAAGGATGAGCTCCAGTCAGTTATTGCGAAGCTTGAAGAACAACTAACCGTAGAGAGCTCTAAAGCTGATACTCTGGTGTCCGAGATTGAGAAGCTCAAGGCAGTGGCTGCTGAAAAGTCCGTTCTGGAATCACATTTTGAAGAACTTGAAAAAACTTTGACAGAGGTCAAAGCTCAGTTGAAAGAAAAT GTTGAAAATGCAGCTACTGCGTCTGTAAAAGTGGCGGAACTTACCTCAAAACTGCAGGAACAGGAGCATATCGCTGGTGAACGGGATGTGCTCAATGAGCAAGTGCTTCAGCTTCAGAAAGAGCTTCAAGTGGCTCAGAGTTCCATTAATGAACAG AAACAAGCACACTCCCAGAAGCATTCAGAGCTTGAGTCTGCATTGAAGCAATCAGAAGACGAGATTGAAGCTAAGAAAAAGGCGGCTGCTGAATTTGAATCAAGGGTCAAAGATCTTGAACAGAAAGTGCAGCTCGCAGATGCTAAAGCTAAG GAAACGGAGGCAATGGATGTAGGTGTTAAATCTAGAGACATTGACTTATCCTTTTCTTCTCCAACAAAACgacagagcaagaagaagtcagatgcatctccttcttcttcttcttcttcgagaaaCGTTACTACTGCTACTCAAACA GCCTTGCTTGTAGGTCAAGCAATTGTCCAGCTATTGTATTCAATTAAAAATGAAAGGtga